The Amycolatopsis sp. DG1A-15b genome contains the following window.
TGATCGGCGTGCGCCGCGCGGCCGACATGCTCTTCGACGCCATCGCGCGCTGGACCTCGACGAAGTTCGTCGTCCAGTAGCCGAACGAGAGCACGAACCCGAGGCCGAACACGATGCCGAGGATCGACAGGATGTTGTTGCCGAAGCCGGTCAGGTTGTCACCGGGCCACGAGTGCAGCTGCGCCGACCCGCCCGGGCTGTTGGTCACCTTGTCGACCAGGCCCTGCCAGCCGCCGACCTTGACCAGGCCGATGATCGTCAGCGGCACCAGCGCGATGACGATGACGAAGAACTGCAGGACCTCGTTGTAGATCGCGGCGGAGAGGCCGCCGAGCGCGGTGTAGGAGAGCACGATCGCGGCGGCGACGACGATCGACACCCACAGCGGCCAGCCGAGGAGCAGCTTGACGACGCTGGCCAGCAGGAACAGGTTCGCGCCCGCGATCAGGATCTGGGCGGCGGCGAAGCTGACGCCGTTGACCAGGTGGGCCGGCTTGCCGAAGCGCCGCCGCATGAATTCCGGGACGCTGCGGACCTTCGAGCCGTAGTAGAACGGCATCATCACGATGCCGAGGAACAGCATCGCCGGGATGGCGCCGATCCAGAAGTAGTGGACGGTCGGCAGGCCGTACTTGGCCCCGTTCGCCGACATGCCCATGACTTCGACCGCGCCGAGGTTCGCCGAAATGAACGCCAAGCCGGTGACCCAGGCGGGCAGCGAGCGGCCGGACAGGAAGAAGTCGAGGCTGCTCGACACCTGCCGCCGCGCCAGGTACCCGATACCGAGCACGAGCACGAAGTAGAACGCCAATTCGATGTAGTCGATCGCACTCGCGTCGAGTCGCAGGTTCGCATCGGCTAGGACGAGCACCCGACCCACCTCCGGCAGTGTGTTTTCAAACAGGACAGGATCCGACAGGAATCACCGCCACCCTGTCGGATCCGGACAGTACTGCATGGATTCAGGGTCGGCACGCTGACGCGTCCACAAAGGCCGGAGGGCGCGCCTCCCCCGGTCACCACCAGGGGAAACGCGCCCTCGTTCACGCGCCGCGGGAGCGGCTGGAATCACCGGTCGG
Protein-coding sequences here:
- a CDS encoding sodium:solute symporter family protein; this encodes MLVLADANLRLDASAIDYIELAFYFVLVLGIGYLARRQVSSSLDFFLSGRSLPAWVTGLAFISANLGAVEVMGMSANGAKYGLPTVHYFWIGAIPAMLFLGIVMMPFYYGSKVRSVPEFMRRRFGKPAHLVNGVSFAAAQILIAGANLFLLASVVKLLLGWPLWVSIVVAAAIVLSYTALGGLSAAIYNEVLQFFVIVIALVPLTIIGLVKVGGWQGLVDKVTNSPGGSAQLHSWPGDNLTGFGNNILSILGIVFGLGFVLSFGYWTTNFVEVQRAMASKSMSAARRTPIIGAFPKMLVPFIVIIPGMIAAVTVSEYVKDKQVLLDGGTAESGVTFNNALLLLMRDLLPNGMLGIAIAGLLASFMAGMAANLSSFNTVFTYDIWQTYVKKDKPDHYYLNLGRVVTSAGTILAIGTAFIASQSSNILDYLQDLFSFFNAPLFATFILGMFWKRMTPHAGWSGLVLGTASAITVWGLSKAGVLGLTGQGISFVAAGTAFVVDIVVSVVVSLATRPKPDEELVGLVYSLTPKETRQHDSTGENAGWYRKPGLLAGIVLVLTIALNAIF